The sequence below is a genomic window from Rudanella lutea DSM 19387.
CTACGTCTTTCAGGGCGTCGATGGTGTCATAAATGTACTGCACGGTCCGGTCGAATTCCTTCGTCGAATCAGCCAGCGTTTTACCGATCTCCCACATAAGCAGGTTCACCACCTGTTCTTTCTGCTCGATCATGCGACCCACAAAATTCTGCATGCAGCTAATGCGGTCGGCCACACTCATGGTTGGCCACTCACCGCGACCATTGTTGTAGGCCGCCACGGCTGCATCGAGGGCTTCGAGCGCCTGGGTATCGGTCGTTACGGGGTAACTGCCAATTACGGGCCGCTCCAGCGAACCATCGGGCTGACGGAGCATAACCGGCGACAACACATCGACCGTTGGGCCATCCCACGGCCGCATCTGACCGTTGATCAGATACTCACGCTGGTGGAGAGGTTCGAATTGGTAGGCACTCGGGACCTGGTCGATGGCCGGGAAAGCCGCCGACAGTTGCGATTGGGTAATGTTCATGTAATTATTCAGGTTTACCTGACGAGACCGGGCTGGATTGGGACAGAATCGACTCGAATTTCAGGTTCTAACTATAAAGACAGCGACCTAAATTAGTTCACGATCGATGGCGTAAAAAAACTACCTTTACCCGTATTAACCGTCCTGCAATTACCTTATGTCTTTACCACAGGATACCCAACTCCACCCAGAACTGGTGGAGAAACTTCATCAACTTTCCGAAAAATATGCCGCCATGGGGCAGGACATGACCTCCTACCTTGATGGGCTGCTACAAGCTGATTACCTCACGTACTGGGACTACGTGCACCTCGAAACTCTGCTCTCGCTCCAGAACCCCCGAACGGCTTATCCCGACGAGCTGATTTTTATCACGTATCACCAGATCACGGAACTGTACTTCAAACTGGTGAAGCACGAGATAACGCAGATTGGCTACCACCCGGCCCTGACTGCCCATTTTTTTACCGAACGAATGGAACGGATCAATCGCTACTTTGCCATTCTGGAGCAGTCATTCGCGATTATGGTCGAAGGAATGGACAAAGACCAATTTCTGAAGTTTCGGATGGCTCTGCTCCCATCGAGCGGGTTTCAGTCGGTGCAGTTCCGGCATATAGAAATTATGGCCACCCATTTCCGCAACCTGCTTAGCCCATCAGCGCCCATCCCCACCAACGCCCCGCTCGACCAACTGTACGAGTTTATTTACTGGAAACAGGGAGCGACCGAACTGGCCACCCAGCAAAAAACACTGACGCTGAAGCAGTTTGAGAAAAAATACGGTGATTCACTTGTGCGGCTTGCCACCGAGTATCAATCCCGAAACCTATACGCCTGCTGGTTGGGGTTGGCCGAGAAAGGCGAACAAACCGACGCCCTTGCCCGCCAGCTCCGTGACTTCGATCAGCGGGTCAATGTGCGGTGGAAACTCTCGCACCTGCGTTCGGCGGTGCGCTACCTCCACAAAACGCCCGAAGCGGTTGCAGCTACGGGCGGCACCAACTGGCAACGGTACCTGCCGCCTGTGGAGCAGCAACGGTTTTTCTTCCCGGATCTATGGACGCCGGAGGAACGCCAAAACTGGGGACGGAGCGCCGGTTAAGGCACTCCGAACCGATGTTTAGCGCCGATAACGCACCACTGAATACGTTTACTTTATCGCATAAAAAAAGGGCCGCCTGGCGGCCCTTTTTTACAGGTTAGTGTGGCTCGTATTATTGCAGAACAATGGTACGGGGCGAAGCCTCAGGGCGGGTGGCAATGGTAATCTGTTTTGAGGTTACATCCCGACCGTTCGATACTTCAACTGAATACTGACCATCGGGCAATTCGTCAATGCGAAACTTCATTGAGACCCGATCCTTGTTACGGCCAACCGTTTGCACGGCCATGGTCTCACCCGCCTTGTTTTTGAAACTGATGTGGACCGGGCCCCCTTCGCCTTTCTCCAGCATGACGTTAATCACGGATTGGCTCGTTGACGGATAAACGGCTGTTTGGTACGTGGCAAAGCTTTCAACTTTGCTTTTCTTGCCCGGTTTTTCGGGAGCAGCCGAAACGTTGGCGAATGATACAACACCCAAAGTCAGGGCCAGTGCGAGTGATTTGATGAACGTTTTCATGTGCGTATAGTAGTTGTTGTTTTTTGCCTTATTGACGATACAAAGATATAGGCCGTAAACAGTACCTTGCATTACAAAGTACATGAGCGGTTCGTTTCGGAACACGAACGGCAATCTGTCTGTTTACCTGAGCTAACGGACTCCACTTTTTTATGTTTTCAACCGCCGAAAAGCCCCTATTTCGGGCTCCTGCCCTGTTCAGCTCGTTTTCAAATCTCGTCGCAGCCGAGAGTACGCGGCACGGGGGCGTCAGCCCGGCTCCTTACCAATCGCTCAATCTGGGCTTGAATACGGCCGACAACCCACGCTTTGTTGAAGAAAACCGGCTTCGTTTCTTTTCGGCCCTGGCCATTGACCCCGAACGCGTGGCCACCTCACACCAGATACATGGTAAAGAGATTCTGGAAGCTACCGAGCCCGGCCGGTATGAGGGGTACGATGCCATCATCACCAACCAGCCAAACCTGTTTGTGGCCGTAAGCATTGCCGACTGCGTGCCTATCCTTGTGTACGACAGCAAAAACAAAGCGGTTGCCGCCATTCATGCAGGCTGGAAAGGTACCGTGGCCGAATTAGTCCGGCTTACACTCGAAACCATGCAGCAGCGTTACCACACCCGTCCCGGCGACTGCTATGCCTACGTGGGTACGTGTATCGACGAAACCTCGTTTGAAGTAGGGCCTGATGTGGCTGATCAGTTTGCGCCTGAGTTTAAGCGAGTGGATGAATTTACGCAACGGACATTTGTGAATCTGCGCTCGGCAAACACCCGCCAGTTAACCAATTTCGGCATTCCAACGGCTCAAATCGCCCTTTCGACCTATTCAACCGTGTTGAATAACGAAGACTATTTTTCGCATCGGTATGAAAGTGGACAAACCGGCCGATTGATGGCGATAATTGGCTTAAAATCTTAAACATTTAGAAAACTCAATCGTTCTTAACGGTAGATTACCCTATGGCAGGGTAACAATTCAACACTCAACGTTAATAAAGTCATGAGCTTCTTAATCTCCATTCTGGTTGGTGCCATTGCCGGTTGGCTGGCCGACCTCGTTTTCAAGCGGTTTTCGTTCTCTCTGCTGACCCAGATCCTTCTCGGTATCATTGGTGGTTTAATTGGTGGCTGGATTTTCGGTAATACGTTCACGACGGGTGCAAGCGGTATCCTCGACCGGATTCTGACTGCGTTTGTCGGAGCCGTCATTATTCTGGGTATTGCCGCCTTGATTAAAGGTAGCCGCCGAACGGTCTAACCAATCGGGCATATACTATATGAAAAAAGGGGCTGATTCGTCAGCCCCTTTTTTCGTGCAAACACGCCAGGTTTATCCTTTTTTCTGAACCAGCCATCCGAGTACCCCCATGGCAATGGCACAGATGGCCAGCCCACCCGACTCGCGGGCAAGCTCAATATTGAGCGTTTTCATGCCCATTTCATCCAACAGAAAACCCTCGAAATGCGGGGGCCACTGGTATGCGGCTGCTACCACGTACATAGCTGCCATCAGCCAGAAGAACCAGGGCCGGCCAGTGCCAAACAAGGCCATGACACTCGCTACAGCCGCCAATCCGTAGATCGGAA
It includes:
- a CDS encoding tryptophan 2,3-dioxygenase family protein, yielding MSLPQDTQLHPELVEKLHQLSEKYAAMGQDMTSYLDGLLQADYLTYWDYVHLETLLSLQNPRTAYPDELIFITYHQITELYFKLVKHEITQIGYHPALTAHFFTERMERINRYFAILEQSFAIMVEGMDKDQFLKFRMALLPSSGFQSVQFRHIEIMATHFRNLLSPSAPIPTNAPLDQLYEFIYWKQGATELATQQKTLTLKQFEKKYGDSLVRLATEYQSRNLYACWLGLAEKGEQTDALARQLRDFDQRVNVRWKLSHLRSAVRYLHKTPEAVAATGGTNWQRYLPPVEQQRFFFPDLWTPEERQNWGRSAG
- a CDS encoding transmembrane 220 family protein; this encodes MLKSLSIVFALLFALFAGFQYNDPDPELWIPIYGLAAVASVMALFGTGRPWFFWLMAAMYVVAAAYQWPPHFEGFLLDEMGMKTLNIELARESGGLAICAIAMGVLGWLVQKKG
- a CDS encoding GlsB/YeaQ/YmgE family stress response membrane protein, yielding MSFLISILVGAIAGWLADLVFKRFSFSLLTQILLGIIGGLIGGWIFGNTFTTGASGILDRILTAFVGAVIILGIAALIKGSRRTV
- the pgeF gene encoding peptidoglycan editing factor PgeF yields the protein MFSTAEKPLFRAPALFSSFSNLVAAESTRHGGVSPAPYQSLNLGLNTADNPRFVEENRLRFFSALAIDPERVATSHQIHGKEILEATEPGRYEGYDAIITNQPNLFVAVSIADCVPILVYDSKNKAVAAIHAGWKGTVAELVRLTLETMQQRYHTRPGDCYAYVGTCIDETSFEVGPDVADQFAPEFKRVDEFTQRTFVNLRSANTRQLTNFGIPTAQIALSTYSTVLNNEDYFSHRYESGQTGRLMAIIGLKS